A window of Buchnera aphidicola (Cinara confinis) genomic DNA:
TATCTATTTTATTAATAGCGACAATAACAGGTACTTTAGCGGATTGCGCATGCTGTATAGCTTCAATTGTTTGAGGCATGATTCCATCATCAGCTGCTACAATTAAAACAACAATATCTGTTACAGCTACACCTCTTGCTCTCATAGACGTAAAAGCAGCATGACCTGGAGTATCTAGAAAAGTAATAATTCCGTTCGGTGTAGAAACATGATATGCTCCAATATGCTGAGTAATACTGCCCGCCTCATTTAATGCTACTTTAGTAGACCGAATATAATCTAAAAGAGATGTTTTTCCATGATCTACATGACCCATAATAGTAACAACTGGCGCACGAATTTTTTTTTTATTCATACAAACATCACGATCTTGCATTAATGAAATTTCTAACGCATTATCTACATAAAAAATCACTTTATGACCCATTTCTTCAGAAATAATTTGAGCTGTCTTTTTATCTAAAACTTGATTAGCTTCTATTTCAATACCCATTTTTTTTATATTTTTTATGATAATTGAAATTTTTATAGACATTTTGTTTGCTAACTCAGCTACCGATATAGATTCTCCAATTATAATATCCCGAGAAAATGACTTTTTAGGTTTAATAAAAATTTGCTGTAATATAGATCGTTTATTTTTTTGATATTTATAATTTTTTCCAAATCGAATTCCATTCTTTTCATTATTAGTTATTTTTTTTTTTTCAAAAAATTTATTACTTTTTCTTTTTTTAATTTTTTTTATCATTACATTATGATTCTTTAATTTATCTATATTTTCATTTTCCGATATATTACTAATATATTTTTTAACAGGAATAGATTGTACAATATTCTTTTTTTTCATTTTCAATACTGTCTTAATAGACGAAAGATTTTTTTTTATCGAGTTAGAACTTAGAGAAATATGATGAGCATGCAAATTATTCTTTTGAATTTTTTTAAAATTCCTTAAATTTTTCGTTTTTGAATTTTTAACTTCCGTGCATTTTTTATGATTAGAATCAGATAACTCTATTTTTTTTTTAGAAAATATTTTTTCTATTTTATTAGATAAATCTTTTTTACTGTTTGATTTCACTATTAATTTCATCTCTTTTTGTTTTTCTTAAAAAAATATTTTTAAGCTAAATATTTGTATTATATTTTTATTTTTTTAATAATATAATATACTTTTTATTAAAAAATATTTTATAATAAATAAAAAAAATAAAAATAAAAAAGTTTTTTTTAAAAATTTATTACAATCTTAAATATATAATATAAATTTCAGTATAAAAATATATCTTTCCATTATATTAAAAAGATCATAGATCTATTTATTTTGTTTTAACATAGCTTTTTCTTCATAATCTTTTTTTTTTAAAAAATAAATTTTATAGTTAATTATTTTTATTTTTAAACCAACAGATATTTCTTGCTTCCATAATCAAATCACCTATTTGTTGATTATTTAAGGTATGCAAATTACTTAAATCATCAATACTTTGTTCTGCTAATTTTTCTAATGTATATATTTTTTTTTCCATTAATTCACGAATAATAATGTTATTAATATTTTTTAATTTAATAAAATTATTATAAACCAATTTATCCAAAAATATTTTTTTTTGCTCTTTTTCACTTCTTTTCAAAATATTTTGAGCACATTTTTGAATTTTTTTTAATACACACTGTTTAATGTTCACCGCAGAAAATAATTCAGGCAAAGTAGCAATAGTAATTAATTTTAAAGAACTAAATCCACATTTTATAAGTTCCGAAATAGTTTCCTGATTAATATCTAAATATTCTTTTAAAATACTTAAAGGTTTATAAGAATTATTTCCATTTTTTTGATTTAAAGAATCTACAGTCATAACATTTAATTCCCATCCAGTCAATTGTGATGCTAAACGAACGTTTTGCCCATTTCGTCCAATAGCCTGCGCTAAATTACCGGTTTCTACTGCAATATCCATAGAATGAGTATTTTTATCGACTATAATAGTTGAAACTTCAGCTGGAGCCATGGCATTCATAACAAAATTTTCAGATTCTTCATTCCATAAAATAACATCAATACGTTCTCCGCATAATTCATTAGATACTGCTTGTACACGAGCTCCCCTCATTCCAACACATGCACCAACAGGATCAATTCGTTTATCATTGGTTTTAACTGCAATTTTTGACCTAGAACCAGGATCACGTGCAATAGCTTTAATATCAATCAATTTTTCTCCAATTTCAGGAACTTCTATACGGAATAATTCAATTAACATCTTAGGATCAGAACGACTAATAAATAATTGTGCATTTCTTGTTTCTGAAGATATTTTATGTAAGATCCCTCTTACTCGATCACCAATTCTAAAATTTTCTCGAGGTAACATTTCTATTTTTTTCATTAATCCTTCAATATTACTACCAAGGTCCAAAACCACACAATCTCGACTAATTTTTTTTATAATACCAATAACTATACGATCTTTTTTAATTCGAAATTTTTCAATAATCATATCCCTTTCTGCTTCACGTACTTTTTGAACAATTACTTGTTTAGCAGTTTGAGTCGTAATTCGATCAAAAGTAACAGAATTAAGACGATCTTCAATATAATCAGATAATTGAATAGTATTATCTTCAAATTTTGCTGCTTCTAATGTAATTTCCTTTGTAGGGTTTAAAACTACTTTGACAACTAACCATCTACGAAATGTTGTTACAATCCCATTTTTTCGATTAATATTAACCCGAATATTTATATCTTTCTGATATTTTTTTTTAGTAGCAATAGCTAAAGCACTTTCTAAAGCTTCAAAAATTTTTTCTCGTGGAAGCGATTTTTCATTGGAAACCGCATCCACCACAGATAAGATTCCTTTATTCATAATCATTATCCTTAATTCAGATAATCTTCTTTGGTAAAAAAAAAATAAAAAAATTTATGTAATTTTTCTCATTAATAAAAAACCCCGACACTTCGGGGTTTTTTATTAATGAGAAAAATTTATATAATTATAATTATTAAACTAATTAAAATTAAAAATTAAAAATATTTCAGTTAAAAATAATAAAGATTTTAATACTCTACGTAACATTAACGTAAAAAAAAATCTTTAAAAAAATAATTTTTATAATACAGTCTATATAAAAATACCAAAGGTGGGAATTGAACCCACACGCCCATTTTTTAGGCACTATCTCCTCAAGATAGCGTGTCTACCAATTTCACCACTTCGGTTTTCTAAGAGAAAATAAAAACAATAGTTATTTTGACAGAATAATTTATCAAGTATATAATTTATATTTTAAAAATAATGTGAATGAAAACGGCACAATATTAAGTTTATTAAAAAAAATAAGACTACTAAAATCATCGTCAAAAAAACCATAGTCGAATTTCTTATTTTTTTAACAAATAGCTTAGTCGGATTAGAACTCGACGAAGATGAAAAATCATTTCCTTCGGTCGGCTGGAAAATAATTACTAAAAGTAAAAATAAAGAAATCAAAAAAAACAAAACTAAAAAAAAACGATACATAATAGACACCAAATTTTTAATAATAATAATTATCTATTAAAGATCAATAAAAAAATAAAAAACAACTAGTTATAGAATTTCTTTATGGTATTTTAAATATTTTTATATTGTACTACGTAAAATAATATTTCTTTTGAAAAAATTATAATGAATATTAAAATTAAAAATTTTTATTAAAGAATTATTGTAATATATCATCAAAATAATATTTTTTATATAAAAAAATAATCTACAATTAAATAACAATAATAAAATAAATCAAAAAGAAATTCATTAAAAAAATTATCAATATTATTTTAAAATAAAATTAAAAAATAAATTTAATAAATCAATCTAATATTACAATTAAAATTGATTTTAAAAATATATAAAATTATCAAAAATATATGACGTTTGTCTATCTCAAAACAATACAAGAGATAGACAGAAATCTAAAAAAAATTATGTGTTTATAATATTAAAATAAATCAAATTTTAAAAAAAAATTCTCCAATAAATTTTTATTTTTTTAAATGCCCTATTTTTTAAAAAAAAACTCTAAAAAAATTTTAATTATTTGAAATATTAATAGACTCTCGTAACATTAAATTATTAATTTGAGCGGTATCAATAGTTTCATATTTTATTAACGCATCTTTCATAGCATGCAAGATATCTAAATTTTCAAGTAATAATTTTTTAGCTCGTTGATAATTGATATCAATTAATAATTGTACTTCTTTATCAATTATATATGCTGTTTCATTAGACATCTTTCTAGCTTGTTCTATTAAATTTCCTGAAAAAATTTCATTATTTTCTTCTGTATATAAAAGTGGACCTAATTTATCAGAAAACCCCCATTTTGTAATCATATTTTTAGCTAAATTCGTGGCCACTTTAATATCATTGTAAGATCCTGTAGATATTTTTTTAGATCCGTAAATAATTTCTTCGGCTAATCGTCCACCATATAATGTAGAAATTTGACTTTCTAATTTTTGACGACTCACACTTAAAACATCTTCTTCCGGCAAAAATAAAGTTACTCCTAACGCGTGACCTCGAGGTATAATAGTAACTTTGTGAACAGGATCATGCTCTGGAACTAAACGTCCTACAATTACATGACCCGCTTCATGATAAGCTATTAATTCTTTTTGTAATTCAGTCATGACCATAGATCTTCTTTCTGATCCCATTATAATCTTATCTTTAGATTTTTCAAAATCTACCATTTTTACAATTCTTTGATTTTGACGTGCCGCTAATAACGCTGATTCATTTACTAAATTAGCTAAATCTGCCCCTGAAAAACCCGGAGTTCCCCTAGCAATTATCTTAGGGATCACATCCTCAGATAATGGGACTTTGCGCATATGAATCTTTAAAATTTCCTCACGCCCAATAATATCAGGCAATGATATTATAACTTTTCGATCAAATCGACCTGGACGTAAAAGCGCCGGATCTAATACATCTGGACGATTAGTAGCAGCTATAATTATTACTCCTTGGTTACCATCAAAACCATCCATTTCTACTAAAATTTGATTCAATGTCTGTTCTCTTTCATCATGGCCTCCGCCTACTCCCGAAGATCCACGTTTTCTCCCTACAGCATCAATTTCATCTATAAAAACAATACATGGAGCAAATTTTCTAGAATTTTCAAACATATCTCTAACACGTGATGCCCCTATTCCTACAAACATCTCAACAAAATCAGAACCAGAAATAGTAAAAAAAGGAACTTTTGCTTCTCCTGCAATTGCTTTAGCTAATAATGTTTTTCCTGTACCCGGAGGTCCAACCATAAGTATTCCTTTTGGAATTTTACCGCCTAACTTTTGAAATTTCTTAGGTTCTTTTAAATAAGAAACTAATTCTAAAACATCTTCTTTTGCTTCATTACAACCAGCAATATCTAAAAATGTTGTTTTAATTTCATTTTCACCTAACATTTTTGCTTTATTTTTTCCAAAAGAAAAAATTCCTTTTCCATTACCTGCTTGCGTTTGTTTAATAAAAAATATCCATATACCAACTAATAATATAGTTGGAAACCACGAAATCATTAAAGAAGAAATAAAATTAGGTTTTAATGGAGTAACTCCAACGACTTTCACATTTTTTAATAAAAGTGTATGTAAAAGATTTACGTCATATGTAGGTATATAAGTGGTATATTGTGTTAAATCTTTTTTCGTAACTTTTATCATTTTTCCGTTTATATAAGTATCACGTATTTGACCTTGATTTACTTCTGATAAAAATGTCGAATAATCAATATTATCGGTATTAATATTATGAGAACTTACATTTTGAAATACGGATATTATTGTAATACCTAAAAAAAACCACAAAATAAAGTTTTTAAGCATGTCACTCAAAAGATAGCCTCACATTACAATCTATAGTAAAAAAAATAGGAATATTAAATTTTACGCCCATGAGCAATAATAAATACTTCACGAGAACCAGCTCGTGATGAATTTGGCTTAAAAATTTTTACTTTTACAAAGATATTATAAATCTTTTTTATATATTGATTAAAATCTCCTCCTTGAAAAAGCTTAATTATAAAGTATCCTTTCCTTGATAAAAAACGATCTGCGATATAAATTGCTGAATCACTTAAATCAAATGCTTTCGAATTATCAATAATTGAGCAACCGCTAATATTTGGCGACATATCAGATACAATTGCATTCCAATGATATTGTTTCGAAATAGAAACAATTTTTTTTAATATCACCGAATCAGCAATATCTCCTTTTAAAAATATTACCCTCTTCAACGGTCTCATAGGTAAAAGATCGCAGGCTAAAATATGACCGGAGAATCCAATTTTTTTTTGTAAATATTCAGACCATCCGCCAGGAGAGGAACCTAAATCGATTACATTCATTCCTATTTGAAATATATTATATTTATCATCAATTTCTTTAATCTTAAACCAAGATCGTGCTCTTAAATTTTTAGAATTTCTTTCTTTAATATATGGGTCACGAAAATTTCTAGATAACCAATTTCTTGAACTATTAGTACGACGTTTTATATTCATTGGTATATTTTTATTAAAAATATATAATTAATTTAAAATATTTTTAAAATCTTAAAGGTATATGAATAAATTAAGACATTATTCTAAAAAATAGTTTTAATGAATTTAAATCATTAAAAAATAATTGAAATAAACATAAAAATTATTTTTTAAAACAGTTATAAATTTATAATCTGTAAAAAATAGAAAGTTTTTTCTCTTACTAAAATGATAAAAAAGAATTGACATGTATTCATAAAAAATTTTTTTTGAATTAAATGTATTCAATTTTTATAATAATATACTTTATTAAACCTGAAGGGGTTTGGATTTCTACCTTATCTCCCCTTTTTTTTCCAATTAAACCTCTAGCCAATGGAGAATAAATAGAAATAGATTTTTTTTTAAAGTTAGCTTCATCATCCCCTACAATAGTATATGTAAAAACATTATCTGTACAGATTTGCAAAACTGTTATTGTAGAACCAAAAATTACTAAATTACGATATAAAATTTTTTTAATGTTAATAACTTGTGCTTGAGATAATTTTACTTCAATACATCGAATTCTACTTTCACAAAAACTTTGCTCTTCACGCGCAGCATGATATTCAGCATTCTCTTTAAGATCTCCTAATTTCCGCGCTTCAGAAATTGCATTAATAATTTGAGGTCTTTTAAAAATTTTTAGCTTCTTTAGTTCTTTTTTTAATTTATTAAAACCTTTTATGGTCATCGGGATATAACTCACTAAATTTAAACCTCGCTGCAAAAACAATGAAAAACAAAATACAATAGTTAAATAATTTAAAAAAAAATATATATAAATAAAAAATTAATAAATTAATATTAAAACAATTCAATTAATTTATCTACTATATATGAGTCTTTTTTAATAAAAAAAAAAAAAATAAAAATATAAACAACTGTTATATATAAATTTTTTTTTATTAATACTTTTGATTACTTTACAATAAAATTTGTATACGTGCTATTATAAATATAAGCAATTAAAAAATTTATTTTTAAAAATAAATTCTTTATATATAGCAATTATATTATAATCAAAATATAATTTTATGTATAATATAATTATTTAAAAAGAATATAAAAGATAGATAAAAACGTAAAAAATTCTTAGTGTTAATAGAAAATATGTAATAAAAATATTTTTATCAAATAAAAAATTAAAAATTGATATATTAAATTAAGAAGATCATTATCACATGAACTATAAAGAAATTTCAGATTTACTAAAAAAAAAATTAAAATTATATAAAATATTTATTCAGGGAATAGAAAAAAATATTGAGATCACCGCAATAGGAAATATCTTTCAAAATAAAAAAACTATTATTAAACAACAATTAATATATCAACCACTCATGCCTTATTTTGAAAAAAAAATAATCCATGCGGTAAAAATTAAAACATATTCTATTCTAGAATGGAAAAAAAATTTGAATAAATTTACTCACTATAAATGATTTGATTAAAAAAAACCTCAAAAATATATAATATAGATATCCCATGCAATAAAAAAAATTAATCTTTCTGTAAAAAAAATGAAAAATTGAATTTTTTTAGTACTAAAAAAGAGTGAATTTAATTGAAAAAAATTATTTTTATGATATAAAAAATATTTAAAAATCATTAATATATATAATATCTTAATAAATCATGAAAAAAAAGTGATATAATTCTATTAATTTTTTTAATCATGTTCATATAAAAATTTTTTTAAAAAAAAAATTTATGAAAATAAATTAATCATATTAATAGAAGTATTAATTTTCAAGAAAAAATTATACATAAAAAAAATAAAAAGACATAACTACCCAAAATAATTCAAATAATTTCTATCTTATAATAAAAAATTATAAATTACTCATAAATAAAAGAAATCATTAATTCATTTAACAACCTTAAACATAATATTATATAATCAATATTAAAAAATAATTTTAATATATTTTAAAATACATCATTACCAAAAAAACCTTTATATTAACTATTATTTAAAATTTTAGAAATAAAAAAATAAAATTAATATGATAACTATAATTTTATTAAATAAACGATAAATATAATATATAGTTTTATTATGCAAGATTCTTAAAAAAAGTTATATTTTTTTAAAAAAAAAGAATAACTTTTTAAATATTTATAAAAATATACAATAAAAGAGAAATATCACATATAAATGATAAAAATCAGATATCTTGTATTCGATATTTTTTAATAACAATAATTATCTTGGAATATATTATGATGTACGCAATATTAATAGATAGAAATAAACAATACAAAATAAAATGTGGTGAAATAGTTAGATTAGAAAAAATTCAAAAAGAAAAAGGAAAGAAAATAATATTTAATGAGGTAATTTTATTCTCAAAAAATGGAAAAACTCAAATAGGAAAACCTATTTTAAGTAATATAATTATTGAAGGTCGTATAATTAATCATGGAAGAGAAAAAAAAATAAAAATTATTAAATTTAATCGTCGAAAACATTATAAAAAAACTCAAGGACATAGACAATATTATACTGATATATCAATAGAAAAAATTATTTTAAACTAAAAGGAAAAAAAATGGCGCATAAAAAAGCGGGTGGTTCTTCTCGAAATGGAAGGGATTCAAAATCTAAAAGATTAGGAATAAAAAAATATTCTGGAGAATTTGTATTATCTGGAAATATAATCGTTAAACAAAGAGGAACAAAATTTCATCCTGGAAAAAATGTAAAATGTGGAAAAGACCACACATTGTTTTCTATTTCAAGTGGGTTTATAAAATTTGAAAAAAAAGGAAAAATAAAAAAAACATATGTGCATGTCTTATAAACTAAAAACTTTATAAAATTAATTAAATAAAAAAAATATACTAATAAAAAAAATTAAATATTACTTATAAAATAATCCGCTCAAGAGAAAAGAGAAAATGAAATTTGTTGATTCTGCAATAATTAACTTATCTGCTGGAAACGGAGGAGATGGATGCATTAGTTTTCGAAGAGAAAAATATATACCCAAAGGTGGTCCTGATGGAGGAGATGGTGGTCAAGGTGGTAATGTATGGTTAATTATAGATCTTAATATGAACTCTTTAATCGATTATCGTATAAATAAAACGTATCAAGCAGAGCATGGTAAAAATGGATTTAGTTCTAAAAGTTCCGGAAAAAAAGGGCGTGATATTTTTATTAAAATTCCATTAGGAACAAGAATTTTTGATTTCGATACTAAAAAAATTATTGTTGATATGATTCAAAAACATCAGACCTTTCTCATAGCAAAAGGTGGAAAAAAAGGATTAGGTAATACAAATTTTAAATCTTCTGTAAACCGCACACCAAGAAAAAAAACAAAAGGTAAAAAGGGAGAAAAAAAAAAAATAAAATTAGAATTATTACTTATCGCAGATGTTGGAACGCTAGGATTACCAAATGTTGGAAAATCAACATTGGTAAGAGCAATATCGAATTCAAAAACAAAAATTGCACCGTATGCATTTACAACATTACACCCGGTCTTAGGTGCTGTAATTACTAAAGATAAAAAAAAATTTGTGATTGCAGATCTTCCAGGAATTATCCAAAATGCTTCTTATGGTATAGGTCTAGGATTTAAATTTTTAAAACATTTATTTCGTTGTCACTTATTATTATATATAATAGATATATCTCTATTAAATGAATTTAATTTTATAAAAAAGATCAATATTCTTTTAAAAGAAATAGAAAATTTTAGTTTACTACTTTCTAAAAAAACAAAATGGTTTATTTTTAATAAAATTGATTTGTTAAACCATCAAGATCTTAAAAAAAT
This region includes:
- the ftsH gene encoding ATP-dependent zinc metalloprotease FtsH; translation: MLKNFILWFFLGITIISVFQNVSSHNINTDNIDYSTFLSEVNQGQIRDTYINGKMIKVTKKDLTQYTTYIPTYDVNLLHTLLLKNVKVVGVTPLKPNFISSLMISWFPTILLVGIWIFFIKQTQAGNGKGIFSFGKNKAKMLGENEIKTTFLDIAGCNEAKEDVLELVSYLKEPKKFQKLGGKIPKGILMVGPPGTGKTLLAKAIAGEAKVPFFTISGSDFVEMFVGIGASRVRDMFENSRKFAPCIVFIDEIDAVGRKRGSSGVGGGHDEREQTLNQILVEMDGFDGNQGVIIIAATNRPDVLDPALLRPGRFDRKVIISLPDIIGREEILKIHMRKVPLSEDVIPKIIARGTPGFSGADLANLVNESALLAARQNQRIVKMVDFEKSKDKIIMGSERRSMVMTELQKELIAYHEAGHVIVGRLVPEHDPVHKVTIIPRGHALGVTLFLPEEDVLSVSRQKLESQISTLYGGRLAEEIIYGSKKISTGSYNDIKVATNLAKNMITKWGFSDKLGPLLYTEENNEIFSGNLIEQARKMSNETAYIIDKEVQLLIDINYQRAKKLLLENLDILHAMKDALIKYETIDTAQINNLMLRESINISNN
- the rpmA gene encoding 50S ribosomal protein L27, whose protein sequence is MAHKKAGGSSRNGRDSKSKRLGIKKYSGEFVLSGNIIVKQRGTKFHPGKNVKCGKDHTLFSISSGFIKFEKKGKIKKTYVHVL
- the greA gene encoding transcription elongation factor GreA; this translates as MTIKGFNKLKKELKKLKIFKRPQIINAISEARKLGDLKENAEYHAAREEQSFCESRIRCIEVKLSQAQVINIKKILYRNLVIFGSTITVLQICTDNVFTYTIVGDDEANFKKKSISIYSPLARGLIGKKRGDKVEIQTPSGLIKYIIIKIEYI
- a CDS encoding RlmE family RNA methyltransferase, encoding MNIKRRTNSSRNWLSRNFRDPYIKERNSKNLRARSWFKIKEIDDKYNIFQIGMNVIDLGSSPGGWSEYLQKKIGFSGHILACDLLPMRPLKRVIFLKGDIADSVILKKIVSISKQYHWNAIVSDMSPNISGCSIIDNSKAFDLSDSAIYIADRFLSRKGYFIIKLFQGGDFNQYIKKIYNIFVKVKIFKPNSSRAGSREVFIIAHGRKI
- the cgtA gene encoding Obg family GTPase CgtA; this encodes MKFVDSAIINLSAGNGGDGCISFRREKYIPKGGPDGGDGGQGGNVWLIIDLNMNSLIDYRINKTYQAEHGKNGFSSKSSGKKGRDIFIKIPLGTRIFDFDTKKIIVDMIQKHQTFLIAKGGKKGLGNTNFKSSVNRTPRKKTKGKKGEKKKIKLELLLIADVGTLGLPNVGKSTLVRAISNSKTKIAPYAFTTLHPVLGAVITKDKKKFVIADLPGIIQNASYGIGLGFKFLKHLFRCHLLLYIIDISLLNEFNFIKKINILLKEIENFSLLLSKKTKWFIFNKIDLLNHQDLKKIKNKIKKKFQHQEKYYFISSQEKRGTHKLCEKIIKYLYKKK
- the nusA gene encoding transcription termination factor NusA; this translates as MNKGILSVVDAVSNEKSLPREKIFEALESALAIATKKKYQKDINIRVNINRKNGIVTTFRRWLVVKVVLNPTKEITLEAAKFEDNTIQLSDYIEDRLNSVTFDRITTQTAKQVIVQKVREAERDMIIEKFRIKKDRIVIGIIKKISRDCVVLDLGSNIEGLMKKIEMLPRENFRIGDRVRGILHKISSETRNAQLFISRSDPKMLIELFRIEVPEIGEKLIDIKAIARDPGSRSKIAVKTNDKRIDPVGACVGMRGARVQAVSNELCGERIDVILWNEESENFVMNAMAPAEVSTIIVDKNTHSMDIAVETGNLAQAIGRNGQNVRLASQLTGWELNVMTVDSLNQKNGNNSYKPLSILKEYLDINQETISELIKCGFSSLKLITIATLPELFSAVNIKQCVLKKIQKCAQNILKRSEKEQKKIFLDKLVYNNFIKLKNINNIIIRELMEKKIYTLEKLAEQSIDDLSNLHTLNNQQIGDLIMEARNICWFKNKNN
- the rplU gene encoding 50S ribosomal protein L21 — protein: MMYAILIDRNKQYKIKCGEIVRLEKIQKEKGKKIIFNEVILFSKNGKTQIGKPILSNIIIEGRIINHGREKKIKIIKFNRRKHYKKTQGHRQYYTDISIEKIILN
- the secG gene encoding preprotein translocase subunit SecG is translated as MYRFFLVLFFLISLFLLLVIIFQPTEGNDFSSSSSSNPTKLFVKKIRNSTMVFLTMILVVLFFLINLILCRFHSHYF